The following are encoded together in the Bradyrhizobium algeriense genome:
- a CDS encoding Abi-alpha family protein, producing MSGELIPISDEQAKAIQEALKTLQEFGGFLRDTLGTVPADVVGLLGGDYLKVRRAENLAKIIERAKKRLEQRQIKTEPPALPLLLPMLTAAADEDRDELQEIWAGLLEAAADPSRRTAFRLRFIEIAKQLDPLDVKTLNALTAGAGFLDPDVRQTLVKLGLNSDEIQISASNLLSLGLVGDAGRWTLYPLGKEFLRAVR from the coding sequence ATGAGTGGAGAACTAATTCCAATTTCGGATGAGCAAGCAAAGGCTATCCAAGAGGCCTTGAAAACTCTCCAAGAATTCGGCGGCTTCTTGCGCGATACATTAGGCACTGTGCCAGCCGATGTCGTTGGTCTCCTTGGTGGTGATTACCTAAAGGTGAGGCGCGCTGAAAACCTCGCAAAAATCATTGAAAGAGCAAAAAAGAGATTGGAGCAGCGACAAATAAAAACTGAGCCTCCCGCGCTTCCGTTGTTGCTTCCGATGTTGACCGCTGCTGCAGACGAGGACCGGGATGAACTACAGGAGATCTGGGCCGGCCTCCTTGAGGCTGCGGCCGACCCCTCTCGTAGGACAGCATTCCGACTTAGGTTCATCGAGATCGCTAAACAACTCGATCCCCTCGATGTCAAAACTCTCAATGCACTGACAGCTGGCGCAGGCTTTCTTGACCCCGATGTCCGTCAAACCCTGGTTAAGCTAGGCCTCAACAGCGACGAAATACAAATTTCTGCGTCTAACTTGCTGAGTCTTGGTCTGGTTGGCGACGCTGGCCGATGGACGCTTTACCCATTGGGAAAAGAGTTCCTTAGGGCCGTCCGATGA
- a CDS encoding DUF488 domain-containing protein — protein MTKLFTTGYEGSNPADLFATLQKSGVTLLIDVRDVPISRKPGFSKSALARGLDEVGIRYLHLKALGDPKPGRIAAREGRFSDFRRIFSAHMMTTAAQQALSEAVAAASESISCLLCFERDHTNCHRCIVAESMAQRAKFSLVHLTATPLVARTTSRGGICSNDRTPAYIG, from the coding sequence ATGACGAAGCTTTTCACGACTGGATATGAGGGTAGCAATCCGGCGGACTTATTTGCAACCCTTCAGAAAAGTGGTGTGACGCTCCTAATCGATGTTCGGGACGTCCCGATCTCCCGCAAGCCAGGATTTTCGAAGTCCGCTCTTGCAAGAGGGCTTGACGAAGTCGGGATCCGATACCTCCACTTGAAGGCACTCGGCGATCCAAAACCGGGTCGTATCGCCGCCCGGGAAGGCCGGTTCTCAGACTTTCGGCGAATATTCAGCGCGCACATGATGACCACTGCGGCGCAGCAAGCCTTATCCGAGGCGGTGGCGGCCGCTTCAGAATCCATTTCGTGTTTGCTTTGCTTCGAACGGGATCATACTAATTGCCACCGCTGCATCGTTGCCGAGTCGATGGCGCAGCGCGCGAAATTCAGTCTGGTACATTTGACCGCTACACCGCTAGTTGCCCGGACCACTTCAAGAGGTGGTATTTGTTCTAATGACAGGACACCCGCCTACATCGGGTAG